CTCGATCACGGTGTCGGACTCGCGGCAGTACTCGACGAGGTCGGGCCGCTGGAGCCACGGGTGGAACTCGATCTGGTTGACCGCGATCGGGACGTCGGCGATGTGGTGCGCACAGCTCAGCTGGTACGCGCTGAAGTTCGAGACGCCGACGTTGCGGACGAGCCCGCGATCGTGGAGCCGCTCCATCGCCTGCAGCGACTCCCGCAGCGAGATCGCGGGGTTCGGCCAGTGGATGAGATAGAGGTCGAGGTAGTCGGTCCCCAATCGATCCAGGGACGCCTCGCACGACCGGATCAGCGACTCGTAGTCGAGGTTCTTCGCGAGCACCTTCGAGGTGAGAAACACCTCGTCGCGGTCGTACTCGGCGAGGACGTCGCCGATGACGGCCTCGTTTTGGTACCCCTCGGCGGTGTCGATGTGGGTGTAGCCCGCCTCCAGGGCCGCGCGGACGCTGGCTTCGGTCTCCTCGTCGCTCAGGTCGTAGGTGCCCAACCCGAGCGCGGGCAGCTCGTCGCCGCTCGGGAGGGTGTGGGCTGGGATGCTCACGGGCGTATGTCATCGGATCGCAGATTCAAAGTGTCGCTTCCGGAAGCGACGCCCGGCCGCCGTTGAGCTGCCGTTCGCGCTGACTCCCCCGAATATTAGGAAAAGAGCTTTCTATCTACTGAACGACGTAATACTACGGTTGAGGCCCTAATATGCAGATTCGCTCGTCGGTGTCGCAGTACGTGTCCCCGCTCCAGATTACGCTGCTGTATCTCCTCTTCGGGTTCGTCGCGCTGTTCATCTCCGACATCCTCTT
This is a stretch of genomic DNA from Halobellus sp. MBLA0158. It encodes these proteins:
- a CDS encoding aldo/keto reductase; its protein translation is MSIPAHTLPSGDELPALGLGTYDLSDEETEASVRAALEAGYTHIDTAEGYQNEAVIGDVLAEYDRDEVFLTSKVLAKNLDYESLIRSCEASLDRLGTDYLDLYLIHWPNPAISLRESLQAMERLHDRGLVRNVGVSNFSAYQLSCAHHIADVPIAVNQIEFHPWLQRPDLVEYCRESDTVIEAAAPLARTDVFDDEVVQELAETYDKHPAQVILRWALDRDIVALPRSSTPEHVRANADLDWSLDDEDRRRLDERDRDQPVYDHPARDWTGDVYGIEP